In the genome of Cygnus olor isolate bCygOlo1 chromosome Z, bCygOlo1.pri.v2, whole genome shotgun sequence, one region contains:
- the PRR16 gene encoding protein Largen isoform X2, whose protein sequence is MTDSSKTDTLNSSSSSTTASSLEKVKVRGTAPLIKPPAQPSTILTVLRKPNPPPPPPRLTPVKCDEPPRLPPSTNPVKTNGTLLRNGPNRIPNGDMCCIPNSNLDKVSMQPLMHRSEKERCPQPGARERVRFNEKVQYHGYCPDCDVRYNIKNREVHLHSEPAHLVGKMLHQCPPLPPPLPPLPPFPLENGGLGIGSSNSFPPPRPSTVPPQTAPKPQKTILRKSTTTTV, encoded by the coding sequence ATGACGGACAGTTCCAAAACAGACACACTtaacagcagctccagcagcacaacAGCTTCCAGCTTGGAGAAGGTCAAGGTGCGGGGCACTGCTCCCCTCATCAAGCCCCCTGCGCAGCCCTCCACTATCCTCACCGTGCTGCGGAAGCCAAATCCTCCCCCGCCTCCACCACGACTGACGCCTGTCAAGTGTGACGAGCCTCCGAGGCTGCCTCCTTCCACCAACCCTGTCAAGACTAATGGTACCCTGCTGAGAAATGGGCCCAACCGCATCCCAAATGGAGATATGTGCTGTATACCGAACAGTAATTTGGACAAAGTTTCAATGCAGCCTCTAATGCATAGATCCGAGAAAGAGCGGTGTCCTCAGCCAGGAGCAAGGGAACGGGTACGATTTAATGAAAAAGTGCAGTACCACGGTTATTGCCCAGACTGTGATGTTCGgtataacattaaaaacaggGAGGTGCACTTGCACAGTGAGCCTGCCCATCTTGTGGGAAAGATGCTGCATCAGTGCCCTCCTCTGCCGCCTCCACTGCCTCCACTGCCTCCATTTCCCCTAGAAAATGGAGGGTTGGGGATAGGTTCCAGTAATAGCTTTCCTCCTCCAAGACCCTCGACTGTGCCTCCACAAACTGCGCCAAAACCCCAGAAGACCATCTTGAGAAAATCAACCACTACAACAGTGTGA